The DNA window GAAGCGATCGAGCGTGTCCGCTACCAGTGCCTGCCGTTCGCCTCGAGGCATGTTCTTGTAGCTGAGCGGAAGCTCAATGTTTTCCGCCACAGTGAGGTCATCCAGCAGGTGAAAACTTTGAAAGACCATGCCGATCTTGCGGCGAGCAATCTCTGCGCGTTGCTTGCGATTCATGACATGGATAGGTTCGTTACCTAACCAGTATTCGCCGCGCCAGCCATCGTCAAGCATGGCGAGTACGTTCAGCAGCGTGGACTTGCCAGCACCGCTGGGACCCATCAGCGTGACGAATTCGCCCGGACGAATGGAGATGTTGATGCGGCGCAGAACCCATGTCTCGCCGACGGCGTGCTTGTAGCTTCGTTCGATGTTCTTGAGTTCAATCATGGTGTTCCTGACCTTATTCGGAGCGAAGGGCCTGCATGAGTTCTGTGGAAGCGGCGCGTCTGCTGGGGATGGCGGTGGCTGCGACCGCAAGGGCAAAGACGATTGCCGCTGCGATGGTGAAGGAGAGTGCGTCTGCCGGTGGCAGCTTGCCTGCAGCTGCACTGACGATGCGAACCAGTCCGATGCTGAAGACGATGCCTGCAAGGATGCCGAGTGCGGCGGTAATGGCGGCGTGGCGAAGCACCATGCCTGCGAGTTGTCCGCGCTGTGCGCCGAGAGCAAAGCGCAGGGCAAACTCAAAGCGTCGCTGGGCCACGGTGTATGCGGTGACGCCGTACATGCCGATGGCTGCGAGCAACAGGCTGACTGCTGCAAACGATGCGAGCAGCGTGCTGCGGAAGCGGTCAGAACGCTGGCTTTCGCCGATGTTCTGTTGCAGTGTGGTGACGGTGGTGGCGACTTCGGGGAAGTTCCGCTGGATGGAGGCGCGCAGAGATCCGGTCATGACGCCGGGGTCGGACTTGGTGCGGACGATGAGTTGAATGTCTGTGGCGCGATTGGGATGTTGCGCCAGCGGGACGTAGAAGGCGGGTGATGCAGGTGTGCCGGGTGCGTCATGACGCACGTTGCCGACGACACCAACGATGGTCCACCATCCGAGCGTGCTGTCAAAGCCGCACATGATCTGCTGGCCGACGGGGTCCGTGCCGGGGAACTGCTCGTCGGCGAGTGCCTGGTTGATGACGAGGACTTTGGCGGCGTCGAAGTTGTCGGCGACGGCGAGGTTGCGTCCGCGCAGAACAGGAACACCCATGGTGGAGAAGGCTTCGGGGGTGATGGCGTGGATATCTGCGATGGGCAGTGTGCTGCCGGGTGCAAAGACGGTGCGTCCGTGTATGGCATAGCCCACGTTGGGGAAGCCGCCGCCCATGGGCGCGCCGTCGATGGCTGCTGCTGCTTCTACGCCCGGAGTGTTACGGACAGAGGCGACTAATGCGTCAAGGCGTGCAGTGTTGCGCAGACGCCATGCCTGGCGCATGGCAAGCTGCTCCGGTGTGGGATCGCCACTGTCGAAGGTGGGATAGGCGTCGCTGGAGACGTGGTGCGTGTCGACCATGAGCAGATGTTGCGGCTGGAAGCCGAGTTGCTGCTGTGCATCGTGCATGAGCTGACGTGTGAGTGTGACAGCGGTGACGGAGAGCGCAAGGGTGAAAGCAACTTCCGCAATGATGAGGCCGTCGCGCAGGCGCACGGAACGGCGGCTTTCGCTGGTGCGCTCAGAGTCCGCGCGCAGGACCGTGGCGGGATCAAGCCGCCAGGAACGCCACACGGGCAGAATGGATGTCAGCAGCATCAGCACAGCACTGACGGCGAGTGAGAAGAAAAAAACATCGCGGTTGAGGTGAATGTCTGCGAGTCGTGGTGTGTCCGGCGGGGCCATGTGCGTGAGTGCACGCAGGCCGATGGAGGCAATGCCAAGTGCGGCGACACCACCGGCGAGTGCGAGTAGGAGAGACTCCGTGATGGCGCGGAGGAGGAGATCTTTGCGCGTGGCTCCGAGTGCGGAACGGACGCTGAGCGCACGGCGCATGCGCGTGGAACGCACCAGTTGCAGATGCGTGATGTTGGCGCAGACAATGAGCAACACCACGCCGACGGATCCCATGAGCAGACGTAGTGTTGGGCGCAGATTACCGACGATAAATTCTTGCAGAGAGAGCGCGGTGAGCGCATGGAGCTTCTCTTCCGGATAGGTGGCTTGGAGGCGATGCGAAAGGCTGTCGAGCTCCGCATCGAGCTGCTGCTGCGAGACTCCTTCACGACGTATGCCGATGGCTCGCTGATTGTAGGCGGTGCGGTTCTGAACGTCTGGCCTGGGAGCCTCTTCCAGCCATATCTGGCTTTGTTTGGGGAAGTTGAATCCGGTGGGAAGCACACCAACGATGGTGTAGGTGCCGAGAGACTTTACGGTTTGCCCGAGTGCGGCCTCAGCGGAGCCAAAATGCTCGCGCGCAAAGGCCTCGCTGACCATGGCCTTGTTGGCTGCGGTATCACTTTCAAGGAAAACGGTTCCGGCAACGGGCGCGACTCCCATGACCTTTGCAAAGGCGGGGCTGACCCAGCCCATCGGCAGAAAGTATGCATGGCCGTTGACGGAGACGCCAGATTCGCCCGCGTTGTAATACGCGACAGATTCAAGGCCATGAACCTGCTGCAGATCGGTAAAGTCAGCGCCGCCAATGCGTGTGTTGACATGGCCACTCTTGAGGTTGAGCGTGTTGAGGGCGACGATGCGGTCCGCGTCATGATAGCCGAGCGGACGCAGCAGGACGGAGTCCACCATGGTGAAGATGGCAGTGTTCAGACCCACGCCGATAGCCAGCGTAAGGATGACCGCAGAGGTAAACAGCGGAGCGTTGCGCAGGCTGCGCCATCCATAACGAATGTTCTGAAGAAGCTCGTTCATCCTTTGTCGTCCTTTCGGTTTTATTCGCTGCGAAGCGCGCGCATGGGGTCAATGGAAGCGGCACGGCGCGCGGGAAGCACGCTGGCAATCGCTGCAATCAAAAGCATCATCGCCAGCGCAATGGCGCCTGCATTCACCTGTTGCAGAAGCGGCATGTGCAGGCTGCCGTCCGGTGTGAAGATAAAGTCCGACAGAATGCGGTCAATCAATCGCGGCATGTAGGAGGCGGCCAGCATACCGATGCAGAGGCCAATGGCGGTAAGGCCCATGCCCTGCCACATTACATCGGTCAGAACGCGGCTGCGGCTGGCGCCCAGCGCCATGCGAACGCCGATTTCGCGCGTGCGCTGCACCACCTGATAACTCAGCAACCCAAAGACACCAATGGAGGTAAGCAGGAGCGTGAATGAAGCGAAAGCGCTGGACATCCAGGAGAAGAAGCGCGGCGCAGCCACGGTTTCATCCACCACCGATTGCATACGTTCAAACTTCGCGACAGGAAGCTCCGGGTCAGCGTGCTGAATGGCACCTGCCACTGCTGCAGATAGATCCATACCTCCTGCCTGCCGTATGACGAAGCTGGTGGGAAACCAGCCGTTGATCATGGACATGAACTTGTCATCGATCTGTGTCAGCGGGATATAGAAGAGAACACGCGGCTGATCCAACAGTGAATGCTCATGTGTATCGTGGGCGATTCCGACGATTTCAAACTCACCCGCGGAGCCAATGGAGATGCGCTGCCCGATCGCTGATTTTCCGGGCCACCATTTCTTTGCCGCTGTCTCGCTGGCAATGGCAATGTGTGGTGTGTCGGAGCGGTCTGCATCCGTCACGTCACGTCCCTGCAAGAGTGCGATGCCCAGTGCCTGCATATAGTGCGGCGTAATGAAACGTGCATTGATGACTTGCTGCTGCTCTTTGCGTTCTACGGGAGCGCCGCCCAGGTTCAGGCCGCGGTCCAGAGGAAGGCCATTGACCGCGCCCACCTGTCTGACTCCGGGTTGTTGCTGAAGGCTCTGCAGCACGCTCTGAACAAACTGTACTGTGTGCTTCGCGTTGGCGTACGCGTCACCTTTCAATGTCACTTGCGCAATAGAGATCTGCTTCGTATCAAAACCGGGAGCAACGGAACGCATGCTCAGGAAGGCATGCAGTGTGAGAGAAGCTGCGGATAACAAGGTGAATGCCAGAGCCACCTGTGCCACAACGAGCACGCGGCCTGTGCGGCCGTAGCCTGCGGACTGGCCCTGTGAGCCTGCGTTGCGCAGGTTGTCATTCACGCCGCGGCGCAACACTACAAGTGCGGGCAACAGACCGAAGCAGAGTGTGGCACACATCGCCAGCGCACACTCCACCAGCGCCATC is part of the Terriglobus sp. RCC_193 genome and encodes:
- a CDS encoding ABC transporter ATP-binding protein, which codes for MIELKNIERSYKHAVGETWVLRRINISIRPGEFVTLMGPSGAGKSTLLNVLAMLDDGWRGEYWLGNEPIHVMNRKQRAEIARRKIGMVFQSFHLLDDLTVAENIELPLSYKNMPRGERQALVADTLDRFQIVGKKDLYPSQLSGGQQQIVGVARAVIHKPELLLADEPTGNLHSAQAAEVMELFTELNRAGTTIVQVSHSIENARFGSRIIELRDGWMTPENETPA
- a CDS encoding ABC transporter permease encodes the protein MNELLQNIRYGWRSLRNAPLFTSAVILTLAIGVGLNTAIFTMVDSVLLRPLGYHDADRIVALNTLNLKSGHVNTRIGGADFTDLQQVHGLESVAYYNAGESGVSVNGHAYFLPMGWVSPAFAKVMGVAPVAGTVFLESDTAANKAMVSEAFAREHFGSAEAALGQTVKSLGTYTIVGVLPTGFNFPKQSQIWLEEAPRPDVQNRTAYNQRAIGIRREGVSQQQLDAELDSLSHRLQATYPEEKLHALTALSLQEFIVGNLRPTLRLLMGSVGVVLLIVCANITHLQLVRSTRMRRALSVRSALGATRKDLLLRAITESLLLALAGGVAALGIASIGLRALTHMAPPDTPRLADIHLNRDVFFFSLAVSAVLMLLTSILPVWRSWRLDPATVLRADSERTSESRRSVRLRDGLIIAEVAFTLALSVTAVTLTRQLMHDAQQQLGFQPQHLLMVDTHHVSSDAYPTFDSGDPTPEQLAMRQAWRLRNTARLDALVASVRNTPGVEAAAAIDGAPMGGGFPNVGYAIHGRTVFAPGSTLPIADIHAITPEAFSTMGVPVLRGRNLAVADNFDAAKVLVINQALADEQFPGTDPVGQQIMCGFDSTLGWWTIVGVVGNVRHDAPGTPASPAFYVPLAQHPNRATDIQLIVRTKSDPGVMTGSLRASIQRNFPEVATTVTTLQQNIGESQRSDRFRSTLLASFAAVSLLLAAIGMYGVTAYTVAQRRFEFALRFALGAQRGQLAGMVLRHAAITAALGILAGIVFSIGLVRIVSAAAGKLPPADALSFTIAAAIVFALAVAATAIPSRRAASTELMQALRSE
- a CDS encoding ABC transporter permease yields the protein MMLGQNFQYAFRQLRRSPVFTATALLTLALGIGVTTAMYSVVQSLLLEPLPYTQPDRLVAIAFQFPKEKPSTSQVGSVADFLMEHAHSFSSFGISDGGTTGVNLATSAATGGRPFQVQQLRVSRDFLSTLGLHPALGRFFTPEEDRSGGPRAALMSYRLWQTAFQSDPTIVGRTIRINGDDVPVVGILPEGVLGDLYGGTTQAPPAGLWQPLQLGAKDPGYEGDNYQMIARLRDGVTLPQAQAEMQSLLPAFAQQNAWYYRWKAPNGALNEFRVWPLQTALVGEVRGSLIILMGAVAAVLLVACLNLAGLTVARSIARSRELAMRTALGASRSDLLRLMLAESILLAFGGALLGLFFARTLAVAFVAYAPITLPHFHPSSNLWMMALVECALAMCATLCFGLLPALVVLRRGVNDNLRNAGSQGQSAGYGRTGRVLVVAQVALAFTLLSAASLTLHAFLSMRSVAPGFDTKQISIAQVTLKGDAYANAKHTVQFVQSVLQSLQQQPGVRQVGAVNGLPLDRGLNLGGAPVERKEQQQVINARFITPHYMQALGIALLQGRDVTDADRSDTPHIAIASETAAKKWWPGKSAIGQRISIGSAGEFEIVGIAHDTHEHSLLDQPRVLFYIPLTQIDDKFMSMINGWFPTSFVIRQAGGMDLSAAVAGAIQHADPELPVAKFERMQSVVDETVAAPRFFSWMSSAFASFTLLLTSIGVFGLLSYQVVQRTREIGVRMALGASRSRVLTDVMWQGMGLTAIGLCIGMLAASYMPRLIDRILSDFIFTPDGSLHMPLLQQVNAGAIALAMMLLIAAIASVLPARRAASIDPMRALRSE